CAGACCATGCATTGTTTTCCAGAGCAGTCCCAATCTGGAGTTACcagttttaagttaattttttgttacagattttaaacCATACCCAATTTCTTAgcgttttttttaaaaataaggtagaacAGTATAAAACAACTTTCTCCATAATTACATCAGCTTCAGggccagaaaagcccagaggctgaCACACAGAACAGGTACACTCAGACATCCAAGACCAATCAGAAACAAGCACGTAGTGGCCACATATTTACACACCCAACTGAGTCTGAGGCAAACCCAcaggtacagacacacacacacacacacacacacacacacacacacacacacacacacacactagacaggacttcttttttttttttttaagatttatttatttattatgtacacagaagagggcaccagatctcattacagatggttgtgagccaccatgtaggtgctgggaattgaactcaggacctctggaagaacagtcagtgctcttaacctctgagccatctctccagcccctagacagGACTTCTTAACAGAAAGACAAACTTTCCATGGGAAACCATGTCAGGTGACCAACTTAAAAACCCTGAAATAAGAGTTTACAGTATAAGAGACCATAGGAATAAAAGACTCTTTCTGCAGTGAGGAAATTGAGAGTGAAAATGAGGTCATCTGCAGgtcataagagccagagaataCAGCTAGCTGGCTGCAGCTAAAACTGTGGGTCTCCCaagctgttgggggaggggagccaacAGCCATGTGCTGGGCATGAAGCAGCGGTGTCTCTGGCTTTCACTTACACATTGTAACAAACAGAAGAAGGAGACATTTATGCAGTTCAGGGTGGGAGAGCAGGCAGGAGCAGAGAACAGATCTATAGCGGAAGGAATCCCAGTGTGGCCAGAACAAACGCCAAGGAAGTCCGGTGGGCAAAGCCAAAGTCCGCACCCTTCGGTGGGCGCTGTCAGAGTGTGCCACtaagagaaaacagcaggaaCAGCAGAGTTAGTGCATCAGAGAAACTGAGAGAGTGATTGAGTGAAAGGTCATCTTGCAGCAAAAACATGAGAAGCTGGCAGGCAGATGCGCAGAGAACaggggaagggggcagagacCAGACAAACAGGGAAGGGGCGAGAATGCAAAGCACGTAATCCTGGATGAGGAAAGTTCAAACCAATATATGGTATGAGACATCCCCAATTTGGATGAATTTCATAGGAAACACCCTAAGGATGTCTGAGGATCGAACTTGGACCCACAAGTACTCATTCATAAGCTTTTATCTGGAGACTGGAGGCTACAGAAATGAGTCGGGTTCTATAAATTTACAGCCAGGAGTGGTATGTGACATTGCCTCTGTGCAGAACATCTCCAGCACAAGGGAACCCCAGGTCCCTGCTCCAGAAGCGAGCTGGAGTTATCTGGCACTGTAGATACCTGGCAGGTCTCCAGAAGTCTTTGGCCCCAGGGTCAAAGACTCAGAAGAGATCCTGGATCCCTTATAGACTTTTGGTTTGAAAATGGGTGACTTACCGAGCCAAAGTTGGTCCGGtgtgttgccggagggcttctctccaggttccccaagccccgcagtcccacaatccacatataaaataatcactcagacgcttatatcacttataaactgtatggccgtggcaggcttcttgctaactgttcttttatcttaaattaacccatttttataaatctataccttgccatgtggctggtggcttcccagcgtcttcacatgctgcttctcctggcggtggctgcagtgtccctcctccttcttcctgtttccccaattctcctctctctttgtcccgcctatacttcctgcctggtcactggccatcagagttttatttatatagagtgatatccacagcaccggTGTGGTGGAGGTCGGGGAAGGTAAGAGGCAGTGGATTCCCAAGGGCCATGTAGTTGCAGGAAAGACTCAGCGCTACCCAGGCTCGGCACCAGATGATAAGTATTTTGAATCCCTGATATTCTCCACTGATACAGTAAAccaaatcaagccaaattaataaGGCcgggtttaatctgagcaaagcattccccTGTGATCTTGGGGGAAGAGGAGCAATCACCTGGCAGATCTATGGACCAGAGCTTAAAACCCCTGTAGGCTCGGACTTGAGTAGCTCCTGGGAAGGAGCTACCCCTTGGGAGGCTTTCTGAGGGtcagggtttggagagggaggagggaactgaggcagagcCTCCAACGGAAcacttactctttttttcttgtttgtttttattcttatatagaatctttatatatatatatatatatatatgtctgtgtgtggatgtccATACCTGCGGTTCtaattctatgaaaaaaaaaagaaagaaagaaaaaagaaaaatggaaggaagagaatAGACCAtcaaggggaggaggggaacacATGCCTGAGAGAGTGGGAGGGTGGGGTTGGAGGAGGACATGATAGAGTGATGTtgtacatgtgtgaaattatCAAAGCCTAAGATATTCtattaaatgtatgtatatgtatttattgggcacatttttttttatgtgtttgacacAGCACAAAgagttttctagaaaaaaaatctcagagtgTCCTCAGAAACACATATTGTCCTCTGCCACCAGAAGAGCTGTGTCCAGGGACATGGACAGGGCTTCGATGTCAACAGACCTCACTGATTCTCATAATCAGGACAATGCTGCTTCTTCCCAGAGCACCTCTGAGGCCTGTTCACCCAGAGGACTGCACTGAGCATAATCAGGAGCAGGGGCACCTCCAGAAAGACCAGGAGCTGGAAGTAGATGCTGCTAACAGGGGCCTGTGGGGACAAGGTCACAATAAACTCCCTTCCCAGAAGGTGATGTTGGTGTCCTATACTGTGTACCTATCTCTTTACCCAGGTGTGTGTCCAAGGTGTTCTTTTCAGGGACAAGGACAAGGAACCCTGCCTGATTGAACAGTGTGACTgattgtcagggacaaggacagaatctctagttagtggaaaaatacagacccccaataagacagggaactagatcatcttacagtcaggttgcctagcaacaggacattgagtcagagcccttgaccctctcaccctgtaaacatcctatataaacatcctgttagcttgccccaccttatgcagatgacagcttcttgctccccccaccctgtggaactatataaacctttgtggaagagaaataaagttgcaccttgatcagaatctagacttggtgtctttgctttgtatctcctgtccctacattccttccttagggtggtcgagaacccattgaagccctgcaggcggggcaatTGATAGCCCAAGAATTAGCCTGGAACTGTGGGTCTAGCTCAGTCTCTCCATGGACCTCCACTACTAAGGCCTCTATCCAGGCAGGCACTGCCTCCTCTACCCAGGCTCCCAACTCTCTTCTAAACTGAGTTTTCCTATTTCCTCCTGGTGGctcttatttgttatttatttatttatttatttatttatttatttatttatttatttggttggttggttatttgggggggcagggtctcacttttatctagcccaggctgtcctggaactcactatatagatcaggtggccttgaactcacagagatccacctacctctatcTTCCATGTACTGGtgttaaaggcttgcgccaccacaaACCAGTGactgtatttattttccttagttaattaattaatttactgatatgtatgtgtatgtgttcaagtgtgtgtatccaggtgcacatgtgtgtgcatgaatgtgcagCCCAGATGATAACCTTGGATGTCATTCTTCAAGAATCATCAccttgttgtgtttgttttgagacaggtacCACATTGCAGCTCTGGCTTGAATGGACTTTGgtgtgtattccaggctggtcttaaactcagatactggcctgcctttgcctcccagtgctggattatagacatgagtcaccacacctgatCCATCTATCTTCTTATCTGACAGGATCTCACATTGCCATAGAGCTTGCCAAGGAGTCTAGGCTGGCTGCCGAGTGagtctcagggatcctcctgtctccacctccacagcTCAGATAATTCAAgtgtttgccaccatgcccaacatgtgggtgctgaggctcgaactcagatcctttaCCAGCAAAGCCGTCTCTTCAGGCTCTGGGTCTATTTGTGTAGTAACCTCTTGACAGGAAACTAACTCCATCTCAGCACGTCTGGGTCTGGGTGTCATTGCTGTGCCCCAATCTGTAGATGAGCAACTGTTGCTCACAAGACGCTCCCCCAGGTCAGTGTGGGACTGGAAGATGCAGGAGACGCCCAAGGAGGGAGATCCAAACCCTTCTACCTCCACCCTCTCAGCATTACCCCCACCCACAGTCCAGAGCCCTCAGGGTCCTCACCGGGGCTGTAGGCTGGGACCAGGAGTTGTGTCCTCTGTGGTCACGCTGAGCTGAGTGTgcactggtgaggatgtgggggacCCCAGGGTATTTGCTCTGTTCTCGGGGCTAGAGCCTGTGACAGGAGCTAAGGATGGAAACACAGACTGTCCCAGTGACCTCCACTCCGTGTCCTCCCCACTGAAACCTCTGCAGTTCTGCTGCACACCGGTCCCTAGGGACACGGTGGACCGCTGTGTGACAGCCTACAACCCCATGGCCCCACCAAGTCCTGGTCAGGGCTTCCCTCCCCAGGCCTTCCCATGGTGCACTGGGGCTGGTTGGCACTTTCAAACTGGAGGCCAGTCTTCCTGCAGAGGAGAGTGTAAGTGTCAGTGACAAGACACTTGGTGCCAGGTCCCTTCTGGCCTCAGTGACACCTTTTGCCTCTTTGTCTTCCATCCTTCTGGGGACAGACACAGAGTGGTGGGACTCTGTCTGCCTGGCCCAGTCATTCCCACACTGTCACCCAGACAGGCCACTGGACACTCTTCTCTGAGGAATCGCCaggtggaaagttctagaaagagaGATGCTTGAAGGACCCTGTGGAGAGTCGCCTCTGCTGAGGGGAACTAGAGACACCAGTGGGATTTGGTTCCACACTCCTCACTATGAACCCACAGAGGATGTTGGAGGGAAGCTTTTATGAGGTGGCAACAAAATTGAGAACCAGAACAGGAAGCTGGTGTGGGGATgggagcctgtaatcccagtgccagtgaggcaggaagatcagtcaTTCAAGATGAATCTCAACTACACAAaaactgggctacacaagaccctctCTCAGAATAGAAAAATACTGGGATAACAGAGCAGTTCATCGCCTtcagtccccaccaccacccggcccttaAAGGGAGGCACTAATTCGGGTTCTGTAAACAAGGGAGGCTCCATTAGGGGAGAATGACTGCAGACATGGAGAACATTGGGAccagaggagctgagagtctgtCTTCCATCCAGCTTCACCCTCTGCCTGCGAAGGGGCACTTTTCGAAATTCTCTGAGTTTCTTCCTGCAGTAAATGGTTCCTGGGAAAGGAGGATGCAGGGTAACTTGGAGGTGTTGAATGGAATCCTCAGGGATCAAGTACCCCAAAATACAATCTACCCTTCTTCTTGTGTCCCTAGTTCCACTCAGAAGCCCCAGAACCACTGTGATGAGGCTGGCACCTCGGTACCTCCATGGAAGGGAAGTGTCCACTTGGGCCCAGGCCAGAGCAGCATTTGAGAGAGGGGAGTAGATGTGCTGGGTTCTGTTTCCACATGAGAGGGGGACAGGACCAAGTGAGACCTGGGAGAGAGGACTTGTCTGCTATCAGGGCAGGAAGTCACAAAGAGCCAGTGGTTCAGGACTTGTCTTTGGGCCTGAGACTGTcacatggcacacacagagaGTCTCCTACAGGGGCTGCTGAGAGAGCTCGGTGGGGACAGTCTCTgcttgccaagcctgaagacctgagtttgagccccaggaccacACTGTGGAGGGAGAACTAAGTGCCAGTTCTCTGATTGACACACACCAGGGATAGTCCAAGTAActaactagatagatagatagatagatagatagatagatagatagatggatggatggatggatggatggatggatggatggatggatggatggatggatagatagatagatagatagatagatagatagatagatagatagatagatagatagatagatagataaatgtgaTAGAAAGTGAGTTTCTAAAGAAGTCAGGTTTCACATTGGgactgtgtgtacatgcacacacatgtattggTATACATATACTATCACACATACCAACCATGCTCTCACAAAGGCACACTAGGACTCACACTCCCTGTGGCCTGAGTCACTGATTCACCAAGCTCACCATGCTATTATATctggcttccttctttcatgaGGGAATGACTGGCCTGGACTCAGGATGCCCTGACATGAAGAGGGCTTATCTGGGACCACGGACACCACAACTTTGAAGAAGTCATCTATCCCCAAGGAGGGATGGAACTTCCTCAAGGAGTCATCAAAAAGCAGTATATCCACTCCACATATGCAGGTGCCTGCATCCTCCAGGGTGAGGTTCTCCAAGGTCACTGTGAAGATGAG
This Peromyscus maniculatus bairdii isolate BWxNUB_F1_BW_parent chromosome 8, HU_Pman_BW_mat_3.1, whole genome shotgun sequence DNA region includes the following protein-coding sequences:
- the LOC102910178 gene encoding CMRF35-like molecule 8; amino-acid sequence: MTGTVGESLSVRCQYKEEHKNKKYWCRVSLLPACKEIVRTRASKEAGNGRVSIRDHPATLIFTVTLENLTLEDAGTCICGVDILLFDDSLRKFHPSLGIDDFFKVVVSVVPDKPSSCQGILSPGQSFPHERRKPDIIAWSHLVLSPSHVETEPSTSTPLSQMLLWPGPKWTLPFHGGQCGNDWARQTESHHSVSVPRRMEDKEAKGVTEARRDLAPSVLSLTLTLSSAGRLASSLKVPTSPSAPWEGLGREALTRTCLCFHP